The sequence ATCAAGGAGCGCACGCCGGACAACGTCGACGGCCATGTCGACTCCGGCGTCGACGCGGCCCGCGATCAGCTCGGCCTCGGCAAGGAGGACAAGAAGGGCGGGGATCAGAAGAAGGGCGGCGACCAGAAGAAGGGTCGCTGAGCCCGCTCGCCCCGTGCAGAGAGCCCCCGACGCGATCGCGTCGGGGGCTCTCGCCGTCCTGGCCGGAGATGTTACGGGCCGGTGATGCTGCGGGGAGGCGGTGTCAGTCGCGCCGGCGCACGATGAAGAAGACGGCCGCGCCCGCGCCGACGATCACCGCGGCGAGGATGATGATCAGCACGCCCATGCCGAGCCCGGCATCCTCCTCGGAGTCGGACTCCTGCGCATCCTGCGACTCCTCGGCGGGCTCCTGCGCGGCGGGGTCGTCCTGCTCGGCGGGCTGCTCCGCGCCGTCCTCGCCCTCGGCGGTGCCCTCCCCGCCGCCGTCGCTGGGCTCGGCGGCGCCCTTCGGGTCCTGCTCGACGGTGAGGGTGAGGGTGCCCTCGATGGGGTGGCCGTCGCTGGAGACCACGCGCCACTGGATCGAGTGGGTGCCGGCGGGGAGCGGCTCGGGCAGCGTCGCGGTCGCGGTCGGGCCATCGATGGTGGGGACGATCTCGGCGAGCTCGGTGCCGTCCTCGTCGGTGATCCGCACCAGCGGGCTCACCTCGAGGATGTCGGCGGAGAAGGTGAAGGTGATGTCCTCGGGCGAGGTCTCGAGGGTGGCACCGTCCTCGGGGTCGGTGCTGAGCAGCGTGTCGTGCGCCTGCGCGGGGGCCGGCAGCGCGAGCATCACGGCGAGCAGCAGGGCGCTGCACAGGGCGAGCAGCGAGGCGGGACGGGCGGCGGGGCGACTGAGCTGGGACATCACGCCAGCAGGCTACGCCAGGGCGACGCGGGACGCCCCGTGCCTCCGCTCACACGCGGTGCCCGCCTCCGGGGCTCATGACACGGGCGGCTGTCACGGGTGGGGCAGCTCGACGTGGTGGCGCAGCACGGGCAGCTCGGCGCGGGCGGCCTCGATCTCCTCGAGGTCGAGATCCACGAGCAGCAGCCCGGGCTCGCGGCCGAGCTCCTGCCGCACCAGGCCCAGCGGGCCGATGACGGCGCTGCGCCCGATGCCCCGCGGGGCGCTGCCGGTGTGGTCCGCGGGCGGGGACTGATCGGCGGCGAGCACCACGACGGTCGCGTCGAGGGCGCGGGCGCGCAGCAGCAGCTGCAGCTGCTCGCGCTTGCCGGGCCCCTCCTTCCAGGCCAGCGGCAGCAGGATCGCCTGGGCGCCGCGCTGCGCGAGCGAGGTGAACTGCTCCGGGAAGCGCACGTCGTAGCAGGTGGCGATCCCGAAACGGGTGCCCTCCAGCTCGAAGGTGATCAGCTCCTCGCCCGGCGCGACGGTGCGGGACTCGTCGGTCCCGAAGGCGTCGAAGAGGTGGATCTTGCGGTAGTCCAGGTGCGGGTCCCAGCCGGGCCCGCGCACGATGACGGTGTTGTGGACCCGGCCGTCGTCCGCCGGGGTGAAGGAGCCCGCCGCGACCACCACCTCGTGCGTCTCCGCGAGCTCCTGCACCAGCTGCGCGAAGCTCTCGTGGTGCTGTTCGGCGGCGGCGCGCAGGTCGGTGCCGAAGGGGGTGAGGGTCGCCTCCGGCAGCAGCACCAGGTGGGCGCCCTCCGCGGCGGCCTCCGCCACGGCGCCGCGCACGATGTCGAAGGTCTCGCGCACGTCCTCGGAGACCTCGATCTGCGCCAGGGCGATGCGGGGCCCGGCGGCGCGGCGCACCTGGGCGAGCGCGTCGGGCGTGTCGATGTCCGCACCCTCCGCACCGGTGGCGGGCACGGTGAGCAGCTCCTCCTCGCGCAGCTGCGCGTACAGGCGGCGCAGGCTCAGATCGGCCCAGCCGCCCTCGGGGCGCTCGATCGCCTCGAGCGCGGCACGCAGCCTGCCCACCGGCCAGGCGGCGCCGAGGAACTGCAGCTGCCCCTCCGCGCCCTCGAGCGCCGCGACCCGCGCTGTCTCGGCGCTGCGGGCGGCCAGCGCGGCGAGCGTCTCCGGGCGCAGCATCGGCATGTCCCCGCCGAGCACCAGCACGGTCGCCTCATCGGGCCCCTCGGAGAACTCGGCGACGCCGCGGGCCACCGCGGCGAGCGGGCCGGAGCGCGGCGGGTCCTCGAGCACGAAGCGGGCGCCGTGGCGTGCGGCGAGCACGTCGCCGTCCTCGCCGCTGGGGCCGACGACGATGCGACGGCCGACGGGGGCGGCGCGCAGCACCCGTTGCAGGGCGGTCGCCCCGGCGATCGGCAGACGGGTCTTGTCGGTGCCTCCCAGCCGCGAGGACGCACCACCGGCGAGGATGATCGCAGCGACGGTGGCAGGGGTCTCGGGCAGCTGGCTCGACATGCTCAGATCCTCCCACGGAGCGCTACCATGTTCGAGGCCCTAGGTCGCGGGAACATCCGGGATCGGGCCAGTGCGCCCCCGTAGCTCAGGGGATAGAGCACCGCTCTCCTAAAGCGGGTGTCGGACGTTCGAATCGTCTCGGGGGCACTTCTCTGACCAGCATGTTCATGCGTCACCACAGCGGCTGACCAGCGTAGTCGGCCTCCTGTGACCCCCTGGCGACACCCGCCCTTCCGTTCACCAAGGCCGGCGCCGCTTTTTCTTCACTCCCGGCCACGTGGGTATGGCGCGAAGCCACCGCGAGCGAAGAGTGCCCCGCCCAGGTCCGGACTGTCGCCAGCGGCACCCCGGCACGCACCCACTCGGACACCGCGACGTGCCTGAGGTCGTACAGCCGCAACTCCGGAGCGATCACGGACCAGCACATATCCCGACGCATGTTCCGGGACGCGATCAGACCCCCGCCCGGCGCAGAGAACACGCGATCACGAGGGCCAAGGTCCGCGACGTGCTGTCCGAGGCCTTCCCGCACAGCAGCCGCCAGCGGGACGTATCGAGCCTGATGGTTCTTCACGTCCTTCTCTTTGTGCCCCTCCGGGAAGGACCGCAGCACCCGCAGCCGCCCGCCGGACACGTCCCGGACCCGCAGCGCCCGCATCTCCCCCGGCCGCAGACCTGAATAGACCATGACCCGCACGTACAGTCGATACCCGGGATCCTTGATCTGCGCAGCGTGGCGGTACCACCAGCTCAACAACGCCGACGAGCCCGCCGACATAGCCATCGGCCTAGGCGGACACGACATTCGCGTAGCAGAACACGCAGCCGAGCTTTACGCACAAAGGATGGTTCCCCGAATTCTATTCACGGGGACAACGCACCAACGACGGGCAAGCCATTCCCTTGGGAAGAAGCAGATCACCTTACAGAACGGGCGATAGAACTCGGAGCACCCCCCGCCGCCATCCTGATCGAACCCGGGGCCACCAACACTACAGAGAACATCATTCTTGCAAAGAGGCTGCTGCAGGCGCAAAGCACCCCTATCATATCGGCCATCCTCGTTAGCTGGCCACATCAACAGCGACGCGCATTGGCCGCCGCAAACAAGCAATGGCCCGAACTGATAGCTACACCCTCATCGCGACCCCAATCACTCACTGACTACCTTTCTGATATCGGCGATATTGGTCGCGTATTGAACATGCTCGCTGGAGACACACAACGAATCTGGGTTTACGCCGATTGCGGGCACGCAACTGCTCAACCAGTCGACTCGGAAACAATGAGGCGTGCAACCAAATGGTCGACGCCGGATACGTCAGCCGCCTTATCAAATAGGCGCACCCCCTAACACCATCAACAAGGCCGAATTTGCGCCCCTGCGCGATTGAACGGGCAAGACAAAGCCATGGCTCCAACAATCAACAGAACGCGATCCACAGAGCCCGCATGACCCCCTGCGCTTAAACCATCTTCACCGCAGGCACCCTCAAGCAATGCGCTTCCGAATGCACTCACGCAGGCACGGGCACGCCTGCCCCCACCGCCCGTCGCCAGCCGTGATAACGTGCCCGCGAGGAGCCGAGCCCAGCGGAGCGCCTCACGCAACGCTGCCATCGAGTGATGACCCACACCAAAGGGGGATAGATGCACTTTGTAGTGCCACAACTCAGTGAAGTCCTGTTCGGCGCAGGATGGCTCGCACTGATCGGCGCCATTGGATTCGCGCTTTTCAAGGGGTTCCGAAGGGGACGCGGCAAGACGGGCGGGGCAAACAAGTGAAACCAACTCGTCGCGCAGGCGCGCTGACCGCCTAGCTCATTGCGCTCATTATCGGGATCGGCTTCCCAGCGACCGCGACAGCTGAAACACCAGAGCAGAATGGGCTCGAAACGCACTCTGACACTGAGCTCACCGAGCTCTTTGGCGATGCCGGTGTGGCCGAAAAAGACATAGCAGGCCTTATAGCGAAGATTCGCTCCGGGGAAGTCCCGGAATCAATGCAGCCCGACAGCACGCCGGCTGAGGAGTCCACTGAGGAAGTCAAGGGCGGCTACGTTACCGTCTACCGATACGCAGACGGGTCTGCCACAACAGTCACCTCGACCTCAGGGAACCAGGCGGACGACCTCAAGCCCGGCACGATCGCGACCCAGGCGATCGCCGTCAAGGGAGTTGGATGCTCCTCGAAGAAGACTTCTGGCTCGACGACCACCTACACCGGGTGCAATGTTGAAGCTGCCTATTTGATTGGTACCGCCAAGTTCAAGTTCGACGGCAAACGCTCTGGCGGGAAGTTCACGATCACGCGCGTTTACGGCGGTGGGTGCAACTACTTGACTAAGTGCGGCAGCCCCAAGATCGTGCGCAAGACGTCGTCTTCTTCGCAGCATGCACAGGCCGAGATGGCAGTGCACGGCACCCCCATTAAGGGCGTCGGCTGGACGCAGCATCTACTCGTCCGGGTTACCAACAAGGGCGTCATGACCGCTTACGGCGACTACAAGTACATCAAGTAGTAGCACTTCACGCCCGTGAAGCGAGCTAGCTCACTTCATGTTGCCCAGGAACGTAAGGCCTCACCGTTATTTTAATCGGTGAGGCCTTACGCTGTTCAGCGCGAAGATTCGAAGTATTCGCAAGGACCTCAGTCTGGCACGGCGAACCTCAGGCCCAACACATCCACACCCTTGCCACGCGGCAGCTACCGTCGCATTGGGTCCACACAGCGCCAGTGCGCTTTGTCGGTGAGAACTTTCCCTACTGAATCGAGGGCGGCCGCTGGTCTTCCAGGAACCGCCCTCGGGCCGACGAGACGACTACGCTAAGGCTGCCGCGAACGCTCCGCGTCCTTGCCCTCGAGGCGTCACGGGGCACGGTTCAGCGTGACCCCCAGATGACCCCCGGACCTCGGAACACCTGCCGAACTCCGCATCCACGGCACCCCGTGCACCAGGCACAACGTCGCGCAGGACCCGCCTCCCAGGACTCCTCAAGCGGGTGTCGGACGTTCGAATCGTCTCGGGGGCACGTCACGTCAGGAGTCCGTCATCGTCGACGGCTCCGAGTCCCCGGCGTCACGCGGCCCCGCGCTGCGGACCAGCCGCTCAGCCCTCCCCGTCGGCCGCCTCCTCCAGCAGCGCACGGTCCAGCACGGCGGTCCAGCGCCGTCCCGAGTCGATGATCCCGGCCTTCTTCCAGCGGCTCATGACGCGCGAGACGGATTCCGGGGTGGAGCGGGCGAGGCCCGCGAGATCGGCGCGGGACAGAGGCACCTCGAGCAGCAGCCCCTGGGCGCCGCGGTCCTTCCCGAGCTTGTCGGCCAGGCGCAGCAGGGCCCGGGCCACACGCTGCTCGACCGTGTCGGTGCCCTGCCCGCCGATGTCGGTCTCCGCGCGGGAGAGACGGGCGGCGAGATCGTCCACCACCCGCAGGCCGACGGTGGGGTTCTCGACCATCACCTCCCGGAACGCCTCCTGCCCGATGCGCAGGGTGCAGGAGCCGACCAGCGCCGTGGCGGTCTGCAGATGGTGCGGCTCGCCGAGGCTGCTCATCGCGCCGAACATGTCCCCGGGCCCCAGGATGTCCGTGACGGTCTGGGTCCCGGCGGCGGTGAGCTGGGAGATGCGCACCCGGCCGTCGGCGACCACGTAGAGGGTCCCGGCGGGCTCGCCGGCGCGGTAGATCACCTCCTCGGCCGCCCAGGTGGAGGTGCGCATCCTGCGATCGATGCGGTCCAGCGCCTCGGCGCCGAGGTCGTGGAAGTACGGCGAGCGATCCAGGACCGTCATCCGCACGGGGCGGGGGCAGTGGTGCGGGAGCGTGACCTCCGCCAGCGGGATCGTGCGGCGGCCCTGCGGGGCGGCCCCGGCGCGCGGATCCTGGAGCGTCATGGCCCGACCATAGCCCTCTCCCGGAGGCCGCTCCCGGGATGATCTGCGGCTGATTGATCCCCGTCATGTGCAGGTGCGCGCGGCGTTCCTACTGTCGGATCAGGACGAGGGGACCACCTCGTCGGATCCTCCAGAGAAAGGCTCGCCATGACCTCCACCACCGGTTCTTCGACCCGCTCCCTCTTCCGCGCGGAGGGCTTCAGCTGCCCCTCGTGCGTGGCGAAGATCGAGAAGCGCGTGGGCCGCCTGCCCGGCGTCCAGCACGTCGCGGTGAAGTTCGCCTCCGGCCGCGTCGAGGTGGAGCACGATCCCGCGCTCACCACCGCCGACGAGATCATCGCCGCGATCGGCAAGGCCGGCTACCCGGCGGTGCTCTCCGCCTTCTGATGCCGGCACGCCGCCCGTCCCCGCTGCTCGACCCCACCGTCGCCCCGGCCCGTCCCCTCCGGGCCGGGGCCCCATGCGAAAGGACCCGTCCATGACCACCCTGCTGCGCGGCCTGCGAGGCCCATGGGGCGCCCCTGTGCTCGCGGGAGCCCTGATCCTCCTCGCCGCCGCGCTCTCCCTCACCGCCGGGGTGAACCCCTTCGGCGCCGGGCACGGCGGGCTCGGCCTCGCCCTCGACCGCCCCGCGCCCCTGCTCGCCTCCGATCTGCTCATGGTCCTCGCCGCTGTGGTCGCCGGCGCCCGGATCCTCCGCCAAGCCGTGCGCGCCCTCATGGTGCGCACGCTCCCCATCGACCTGCTGGTCTCCATCGCCGCGATCGGCGCACTGGTCATCGGCGAGTACTGGGAGGCCGCGGCGGTGACCGTCCTGTTCGCGATCGGTCACGCCCTGGAAGCGGGCACCATGAACCGCACCCGCTCGGCGCTCGCCGAGCTGGTGGCCGTCGCGCCGGAGGTGGCCGTGGTGCTGCGCGAGGGCCGTCAGCGCGAGATCCCGGCCGCGGAGGTCGCGGCTGCGGAGACCGTGCTGGTCAAGAACGGTGCCAAAGTGCCGGTGGATGGCGTGGTCAGCGCGGGGACCGGCGCGCTGGACGAGGCCTCCATCACCGGGGAGTCGATCCCGGTGGAGAAGTCCGCGGGAGATCGGGTGTTCGCCGGCACCATCGCCACCGGCGGATTCCTCCAGGTGGTCGCGACCGGTGTCGGCGCAGACACCACGCTGGCGCGCATCATCCACCGCGTCGAGGAGGCGCAGGACGCCAAGGCCCGCACCCAGGCCTTCATGGAGCGCTTCTCCTCCTGGTACACGCCCGGGATCATCCTGCTCGCTCTCGCGGCGGGGCTCGTGACCGGGGACGCGGTGCTGGGCCTGACGCTGCTCGTGATCGGCTGCCCGGGCGCGCTGGTCATCTCGATCCCGGTCGCGGTCGTGGCGGGCATCGGGCGAGGCGCACGGGACGGCATCCTCATCAAGGGTGGCGAGTACCTGGAGACCAGCGCGAAGATCACCGCCATCGCGCTCGACAAGACCGGCACGCTCACCGAGGGCCGGCCGCGCCTCACCGACGTCACCGTGCTGGACCCGGCCATGGACCGCGCGGAGGTGCTGCACTGGGCGGCGCGCGCCGAGGCCGGCTCCGAGCATCCTCTGGCGCGTCCGCTGCTGGAGGCCGCCGAGGAGGAGGGCCTGACGGTCCGCGACCTGCCCGAGCACACCGCCCCGGTGCCCGGCAAGGGCATCGTCGCGCTCCTGGATGGTCATCGGGTCGCCGTCGGCAACCTGCCGCTGCTGGTCGAGGAGGGAGTCGTCGAGGACCGGGGTGCCGCCGCCGAGATGGATCGGGTCGCCGGGCTCGGCCGCACCCCGATGGTCATCGCCCTCGACGGCGCGGTGATCGGCATGGTCGCGGTCGCCGACCGCCTGCGCGCCGACGCGGCGGAGATGGTCTCGCGCCTCCACCGCCACGGGATCAGGAGGGTCGTCATGCTCACCGGTGACGCCCGCCGGGTCGCCGAGGGGGTCGGCGCGGAGGTGGGCGTGGACGAGATCCATGCGGAGCTGCTGCCGGAGGACAAGCTCGCCGCGATCGCCGCCCTGCAGCGGGCAGGGCATGTGGTGGCGATGGTGGGCGACGGGGTGAACGACGCCCCGGCCCTCGCCACCGCCGACATCGGCGTGGCGATGGGGGCGGCCGGCACGGGAGTCGCCATCGAGACGGCGGACATCGCCCTCATGCAGGACGATCTGCTGAAGCTCCCGCAGGCGCTGGGGCTCGCGCGCCGCACGGTGCGGGTGATGCACCAGAACATCGCCCTGGCCGTGCTCACGGTCCTGGCCCTGCTGGCCGGAGTGTTCGCGGGCGGCGTCACCATGGCGGTGGGCATGCTGATCCACGAGGCCTCGGTGCTTCTGGTGATCGTCAATGCGATGCGGCTGCTGACTCGCCGTCGGGTCTCGCATCGCGCCGGGTCCTCGACCGGACCCCGCCCATCGGCCGCCGCCCATGTTCCGACCGCCGCACCGGGGACGCTGTGAGACCCTCGTCTCATGGGAATCCTGGTGGACTTCGTGGTCGACGTGCTCGCGTCGCTGTTCCTGCCGAGCAGGCGCCGGCGCTCACGGGCGGAGAAGCAGTGAGCACCGCAGCGTTCCCGGCGAGCCCGGGCCCCTCCCCCGTGTTCGTCACCACCGCGTACGGCGGTCCCGAGCACCAGAAGCTGAGCCACCGCGAGATCCCCGCCCCGCGGCCCGGGGAGATCGGGATCGAGGTGCGCGCCGCCGGGGTCAATCCGGCCGACGCCAAGCGCCGCGAGGGGCTGTTCGGCACCTCCGGGCCGCTGCCGCTCGCGATGGGGCTCGAGGCCTCGGGCGTGGTCACCGCGGTCGGCGAGGGCGTGGAGGGCTTCGCCCCGGGAGACGCGGTGCTGGGTTCGCCCGCCCGCGGCCTCGGCGCCTTCGCCGCGCACACCGTGCTGCGCGCCGCCGACACCGTGCCCAAGCCCGAGACGCTCCCCTTCGCCGAGGCGGCGACGCTCCCGGTCGCCGGGACCACCGCCTACGACCTCCTCCATCAGCTGCCGCTCGCCAAGGGCGCCGCCGTGCTGGTGCTCGGGGCCGGCGGCGGAGTGGGGCGGATGGTGCTGCAGCTCGCCGAGGTGCGCGGCCTGCGCGCGCTCGGCATCGCCTCGGAGGCGAAGCGGGCGCTGATCGAGGAGACCGGGGCGGCCTTCGTGCCCTCCGGGAAGGCCGCGGGCCCCGCGGTGCGCGCCCTCGTGCCGGAAGGTGCCGCTGCGCTGATCGACCTCGTTGGCGGGGAGCCGCTGCGGGACCTCGCACCCCTGGTCGCTGACCCGTCCGGTGTGGTCTCCGCGGCGGACGCGAGCACCGCCGAGGAGCTGGGCGGCGCCGGCCGTGCGAACTCGGGAGGGGCGCTCGCGCATGTCACGGAGCTGGCCGCGGCGGGGCGCGTGGACCCGCACGTGCTGCTCACCTTCCCGTTGGACCGCGCGGCGGAGGCGATGGCGGAGCTCGAGCACGGCCATCACGGCGGGAAGCTCGTCATCACTCCCTGACCGGCGGTAGCGTGACGCAGATGACCTCCTCCCCCGCAACCACCGCCCCGCAGCCCTCCGAGAGCTTCACCGACTTCTCCGACATCGACGGCTTCCTCCGCCTGCCGCGCCTCGCCTCCGTCGCCACGGGAGCGGGCGGCCGTGTGATCGCCGCGATCTCGGAGGCCGACGGCCCGGGGGCGAAGCTCGTCTCCGCCCTCTGGGAGCTGGATCCGAGCGGTGAGGCCCCGGCCCGCCGGCTCACCGTCTCGGAAAAGGGCGAGAGCGCGCCGCGCCTCGCCCCCGACGGGTCGGTGCTGTTCACCTCCTCCCGCCCGGACCCGCAGGGCGGGACCTACGAGGACAAGCCCGCGCTGTGGCGCCTGCCCACGACGGGTGAGGCACGCCTGCTGGCGGCCGCACCGGGCGGGCTCTCCCTGCTCGCCGTCGTCGAGGACGGCACGATGCTCGCCACCACGGAGGTGCTGCCCGGCAGCACCCTCGAGGACGACGCCGAGCGCCGCACCGCCCGCAAGGACGCGAAGCAGACCACCATCTGGCACACCGGGATGCCGATCCGGCTGTGGGACCGCGAGCTCGGCGACGCCGAGCGCCACCTGGTGCTGATCTCCCCGGCCGGTGAGCTCACCGACCTCACCCCCGCCGCCGGCACCGTGCCGCTGTACGCCGCCTCGGCCGATCTCTCCCCCGACGGCTCCACGGTCGCGACCTCCTGGGCCCGGCGGGTGCGCGGCGGCGAGACCCGCAGCGACGTGGTCCTGGTCGACACCGCGACCGGCGCGCGCAGCACGCTGCTGAGCGCCGACGACGAGGTGCAGTACGGCAGCCCCTCCTTCTCCCCCGACGGCACCCGCCTCGCGGTGCTGCGCTCGACCCTGTCCACCCCGCACGACACCAGCTACACCCGCCTCGAGATCCGGCGACTCGACGAGGTGCTCCGTCGGACCGGCACGGCCGGCACGGCCGACGACGCCGTCGACGCCGACGCTGCGGACAGCGCGGACAGCACGGAGAGCGCCGAGAGCGCCGCGCCGGTGGTGGCCGAGCTCGGCGACCTCACCCTCACCGATCTCGAGTGGGCGGACGCCACCACGCTGCTGGTCGCCGGCGACCTGCACTCCTCCGGGGCGGTGCTCGCCGTGGACGCCACCACCGGCGAGACCCGCACCGTCGCGGACGGCGGCGTCTTCTCCTCCCTCACCGCCGGCGAGGACGGCGCCCTGTTCGCGCTGCGCAGCGATGTCGCGACCCCGCCCCGCCCGGTGCGGATCGACGCCGCGGACCCGGAAGGCACCGCCGCCGTCACCGAGCTGGCCGCGCCGGGCGCGGTGGGCGCGCTGCCGGGAACGCTCGAGTGGGTCGAGGCCGACCTCGACGGGATCACCGTCGGCGGCTGGCTCTGCGCCCCCGCCTCCGCCACGCCCGCCGAGCCGGCACCGGTGATGCTGTGGATCCATGGCGGCCCGCACAGCTCGTACAACGCCTGGAGCTGGCGCTGGTGCCCGTGGCTCGCGGTCGAGCGCGGCTATGCGGTGCTCATGCCCGATCCGGCGATGTCCACCGGCTACGGGGACACGGGCCTGAACCGTGGCTGGCCGCGCCGGCCGGACGTGGTCTTCCACGAGTGCGAGACGCTCTTCGACCAGATCCTGGAGCGGCCCGAGCTCGACGGCACGCGCACCGCGCTGCTGGGCGCCTCCTTCGGCGGGTTCATGACGAACTGGATCGCCGGGCGCAGCGACCGCTTCGACGCGATCGTCACCCACGCCGGGCTGTGGGCGCTGCCGCAGCAGCACCGCACCACCGATGCGGCCGCGTCGAAGATGCGGGTGCACCAGCACGAGGACGTGGCGCCGGACTGGTACCGCGCCTTCTCCCCGCACCACGAGGTCGAGGCGATCACCACCCCGATGCTCGTCACCCACGGCAACCGCGACTACCGGGTGCCGGTGAGCGAGGCCCTGCGGCTGTGGTGGGATCTGGTCTCGGCCTGGGACGGCGAGCCGGAGGACATGCCGCACCGCTTCCTGCAGCTGACCAGCGAGAACCATTGGGTGCTCACGCCCTCCAACGCCCTGGCCTGGAACCAGGCGGTCCTCGCCTTCTGCGATCAGCACGTGCTCGGCGCGGCCCCGGTGCCCGAGGTCCTGCCCTGGTGACCGGGGCGCCGCGCCGCTCCCGCCGCACGCCGATGAGGACGAACTTCGTGCTCTCCACGTGACCTCAACGCACAGAGCGCCCTCACCCCACGCAGGCGACAAGAAGTTCGTTCTCACCCGAGCCGGTGCATCCCGGAGCAGGCGCGTCCCCCTCGGGCGGCGCGTCCCGGGCGGCGCGTCCCGGGCGGCGGGGCGCTAGTTCAGCGTGCCGGTGAGCCGGCCGTGGAAGCCGGCGGAGCGCTCGTCGAGCCCGGTGAAGCTCACCTCGGTGCCGTGCTCGGCGTATTTGGTCTGCAGGGAGTCGAGCACGGCGACGGTCGAGGCGTCCCAGATCTGTGCGGCGGAGAAGTCGACGGTGACCTGGGGTGGGTCCTCGGCGTAGGAGAACTGCTCGACGAGGTCGTTGCTGCTGCCGAAGAACAGCGGCCCGCGCACGGTGTAGAGGGCGCCGTCCTCGGAGCGTCGCACGGTGATCACGTGGGCGACGCGGCGGGCGAAGAGCACCATCGCCAGCAGCACACCGGCGGCCACCCCGATCGCGAGGTTGTTCGTCAGCACCACGACCACCACGGTCGTGACCATCACCAGGGTCTCCGACAGCGGCATGCGCTTCAGCGTCGCGGGGCGCACGCTGTGGACGTCGACGGTGGAGACGGCGACGACCATCATCACCGCCGCGAGCGCGGCCATCGGGATCTGCTCCATGAGGTCCGAGAGCGCGGTGACCAGCACCAGCAGCAGCACACCGGCGATGAAGGTGGAGAGGCGGGTGCGGGCCCGGCCGAGCTTCACGTTCATGACGGTCTGGCCGATCATGGCGCAGCCGGCGATGCCGCCCCAGAACCCGGCGAGGATGTTCGCGACGCCCAGCGCCCAGGATTCGCGGCCCTTGGCGGAGCGGGTGTCGGTGATGTCGTCCACCAGCTTGGCGGTCAGCAGCGTCTCCATGAGGCCCACGAAGGCGACGCTGAGCGCGGTGGGGGCGATCAGCTGCAGGGTCTCGAGAGTCAGCGGCACCTCGAGCGGGGTGATGCCGGGCAGCCCTCCCGAGACCTCGCCCTGGTCGCCGACGGTGGGGACGGTGAGGTGGGCGAGCATCGCGATGGCGGTGACCAGGATGATCGCGACCAGCGGGGCGGGCACGGCCTTCGTGAAGCGCGGCAGCACGAGCACCACCACGAGGGTGAGCGCGAACAGCGGGTAGACCGCGCCGGGCACGTCGAGCACGTGCTGCAGCTGCGCGGTGAAGA comes from Brachybacterium faecium DSM 4810 and encodes:
- a CDS encoding dipeptidyl aminopeptidase/acylaminoacyl peptidase (PFAM: Prolyl oligopeptidase family; WD40-like Beta Propeller Repeat) gives rise to the protein MTSSPATTAPQPSESFTDFSDIDGFLRLPRLASVATGAGGRVIAAISEADGPGAKLVSALWELDPSGEAPARRLTVSEKGESAPRLAPDGSVLFTSSRPDPQGGTYEDKPALWRLPTTGEARLLAAAPGGLSLLAVVEDGTMLATTEVLPGSTLEDDAERRTARKDAKQTTIWHTGMPIRLWDRELGDAERHLVLISPAGELTDLTPAAGTVPLYAASADLSPDGSTVATSWARRVRGGETRSDVVLVDTATGARSTLLSADDEVQYGSPSFSPDGTRLAVLRSTLSTPHDTSYTRLEIRRLDEVLRRTGTAGTADDAVDADAADSADSTESAESAAPVVAELGDLTLTDLEWADATTLLVAGDLHSSGAVLAVDATTGETRTVADGGVFSSLTAGEDGALFALRSDVATPPRPVRIDAADPEGTAAVTELAAPGAVGALPGTLEWVEADLDGITVGGWLCAPASATPAEPAPVMLWIHGGPHSSYNAWSWRWCPWLAVERGYAVLMPDPAMSTGYGDTGLNRGWPRRPDVVFHECETLFDQILERPELDGTRTALLGASFGGFMTNWIAGRSDRFDAIVTHAGLWALPQQHRTTDAAASKMRVHQHEDVAPDWYRAFSPHHEVEAITTPMLVTHGNRDYRVPVSEALRLWWDLVSAWDGEPEDMPHRFLQLTSENHWVLTPSNALAWNQAVLAFCDQHVLGAAPVPEVLPW
- a CDS encoding sulfate permease-like transporter, MFS superfamily (PFAM: STAS domain; Sulfate transporter family), which encodes MTATPPPTSSPTTLQALRSPRLLTTEVLAGAVTTLALIPEVISFSVIAGVDPKVSLIASVVLAISMTFLGGRPAMITAAAGAVALVVAPLVHTHGVQYLLPTVILAGLIQIAFGVLGLARIMRFIPRSVMIGFVNALGILIFTAQLQHVLDVPGAVYPLFALTLVVVLVLPRFTKAVPAPLVAIILVTAIAMLAHLTVPTVGDQGEVSGGLPGITPLEVPLTLETLQLIAPTALSVAFVGLMETLLTAKLVDDITDTRSAKGRESWALGVANILAGFWGGIAGCAMIGQTVMNVKLGRARTRLSTFIAGVLLLVLVTALSDLMEQIPMAALAAVMMVVAVSTVDVHSVRPATLKRMPLSETLVMVTTVVVVVLTNNLAIGVAAGVLLAMVLFARRVAHVITVRRSEDGALYTVRGPLFFGSSNDLVEQFSYAEDPPQVTVDFSAAQIWDASTVAVLDSLQTKYAEHGTEVSFTGLDERSAGFHGRLTGTLN